A region of the Hylaeus volcanicus isolate JK05 chromosome 5, UHH_iyHylVolc1.0_haploid, whole genome shotgun sequence genome:
ttaataaaaattaatttcctcgaaaGATATGAAAGAGGTTATTGAATTAAACTGAAATGTACACAAtggacaaaataatattttacgatcGTACTTGAAAATGTctgctcgaaaaaaaattaaacgtacgcgtgcagaaatattaaaatgttattcgaaGCTAATCTCGCTATAtctgattgaaatatttacgttgAATTATCCGATCCTCGATTAGATATTTCGTCGCTCCATAATCACGTTCGATCGTTATTTTCGATATTAGTCTTCCGGGgaaaagaaagcaaaattatactttcaaaatggtaaaatgaaataacacgTTATCTACGGTAAGATATGTATTACATAATGTTACTTCATGGATGCtccgataaaaatcaaaaagttTAAGACTAGACCTGAGACTTTTCTACTAACGAActcgagtattcgaatatttcagtaTTCAAATGTTACTCCAATATTTGAGTATTGGAAAATCATTAACCGTATGtcaaataaacataaaatttaaaacgagAAAACCGAAGCTAGTAAAACTGCTTGAAATACTGGTTTCTATTTACTTTCTAAATGACCTCTGCGTTGGTTAGTTTcatcaattataaatacttctaattttatattcataccTTATACAATATtctctattaattaaatttagataagcgtcaaaatatacatatgtatttgaGTACGTTTCTCTTTCTATACTGAATTCCCGAAGAGAACTCCAAGTTAAGAATCGAAACATGAAAGAAACGTTTgcattcgaatattattctaGACAGTTTAAGTGAAAGATTTTACATAACACTGCATAAATGATGAAATCACaccaaaaaataatgaattatcaattaatatcTTTCAATACTAAAGAACTAAATTTACCAGTGAACACTAAACAATCCGAACGTCACGAAGGACCAAATACACGATCGGTGTACAAAATATTCGACTgctaaaatattcgaattacaCTCGCCGAATATTTAAACTGTTTgttttcgaatattcgaatacagACAATATCGACAAATAGTCCTAGCTCTATCCGAGGTTGACGTGCGATCCACGAATTCCACCTGACTCACCTCTGTTCCCCAGGGAGACGCGGTCGAGAGATTTCAAAATTCGAAAGCTCTTTCACGCCATAATCGTTGCAGTAGGCCACCAAGAGTCCGGTTCAAGGCCGACGCAGCGGCTCAAGAAATAAACGGGAAACGTTCGAGTAGCGGTTCCCGGAGGATTCCTCGACGATGACAGTAGGAAAAGATCGGTGGTAACGAACGCGAATTTTTCACGTACACTGTTTAGGCTAGCACTTGACGCGATCTTTTCGCCGCTAACGGTTCCCGGCACAACGTGCTCGCGACACAAACAAAAGGTGACTGCGGGACAACGAGTGTCCTAGCCTGTTTACCTCCTCGAATTCGACCACAAGACCCCACCCTCGTGTTATCGATCCTATCAGCGCACGACAAACAGGCAACGTACGTTTTCGGGAAACAGGGATCGAGCGTTGACAGGTCGCGGGGACACGAGAAAAAACAACCGTGGAAAGGACGAAACTCGTCACGCCGTGTCTGCGTGTAGATATCAAACGGGAGCGTGTTTGTTACTCACGTATGCGTGCGTTCTCCCGTTGCTGCTCGATTCCAGGATCGCCGGCGAGCCCTTTACACGAGGATTTCACAATGATCGAGCATTCGACGCGACGACGTCTCACTTTGTAGAATTTAACAGTCAGGGTGTGCCCTGAATTTCTATGCGACCAACAGCATCCGTCAAACGTGAACTACTGCCGCCATCTTGACACGAACGCCCGCAGCGCCGCTCGGCGGACGATCGCGCAAGCGCTGCCTCGACCGCGCGGGATAATTCAAATTGCGGACAATGATTTCAACCTTACGCGAACCTCTATTTTACTAACATTCGATCCTTTAATTTATGATAGTCTTCGAAATATTAacagcaaaataaattattaatcttattaagtgtagaaattaattctgtggctTTACATTCAATCGTTTACAATTGTAacttaagaaaaaatatttacagcaATTTTCTAAGTTCTCAACCTGATAGATACTATAATTTATCTATTGAAATACATAGATTACTTCGACATTCGGTTTTATGACTATATGTACCATCTTTGAATGTGTGACTGAGGgaaaaattactttagaaaagcacagaattcatttctacatctattaacaagaaaatcaATCAACTGTCCTCCAAAGGACCAAAataatcaatgaaatataattgataagaacaattttaacgtaaaatttaaaaatcattatatACGATGTAGAATGTTAGTAGATAATTACGCgcgattgtttatttatttaatttatacgatatttattttgaacgttaaaaatataactcgCTAACGGGTGTTAAGATGATTCaacattcaataaataaatagaaaaaaaataagcaCAGACTTGTGAACAATACTCGACGACAATTAATTGTCACAATTGtgacaatatatacatatatactataaattataataccttttttatttaacgatacttttgtaaatatttatgatttacTTTCTTGGTAATATACCCACGATAgtctcaaattaaaaaatcaaaataaaatagaagttcGTTCAagaattcgtttaattattaataatttgagCTCACGAGCgaaattttctcgagaaaaaaagaaaacccaaaatcgatatttcaatatttctgttGACGTCCTGTCACGTATGGTGACAGTTTGCAAAATTATTCCAGTTCTAGTGATTCTACCAAAAAATCTTCTCACTAATTCTATCGTAAATTTTTCTATCGTCCAATGAAACTATCTCGATAAAGATATAATTGGCTTGTCGGTCATaaaatcgtaaattatttctcttattGAAGAACAATACtacatacattaaaataaGGTTAATTACGAAGATATAGAAagcatataatttaaatatttaaaagtacgttatgtttctcgaaaaaatgatcgataacGCACAAATGTATCAAGTTTGAGTTTGCGTTGCGTATTCCAGATCGTCCAGTGACGTTAGAGTAAACAGAGCCCGCGAGTCGCCGGGGTTCGCGAATATTGCTCGGCGTCCCTGGTTTCGATTGAATCGACGTTTTCGCCAGCGGTAGTAGCAGTCCCTGGGCAGGCAGAATGCAACTGCGTGGTGACACGGAACGACGGACCTAGTTCGCTAAATTTGGACACACGTGCAATTTCTGGTACGTAATTGTCGCGAGTGACGCGACTTGTTCGACCAGGCTTGTTTATTTCGTCAGTCGACGCGATCGTAAAATGGAACGGAATTCTATTAATCGGCTTTTCGACCGACTGCTTTCAGAACACGTGTGGGTCGAGCGACCACGTGGGCCGCGTGTACAGAGAAACAAGTGCTGCACATCGTCCGGTGAGTGCATTCAGAAAAAACTGTGATATATCTCCACTATCGGGCGAAATGGCTCGTAGAGAATGAAACACCATTTTAGCCGAACGAGAAATAATCCAGAAGAATCACTGCCAATTGTCGAATGAACGAATAACTCGCTCCGAAAGCGTTAACCTTTGACGATGGTATTTTGAGAGAAATAAACGTTCACGAGCTCGCAGTTAACTAATGTTTCTTCCAGAAAGTCCATTTTAACGTGTATAGGATAGAGGCATATTCGAAATATGTAATGAGACATATCTATGTATTAGAgacaaaaaaatgtgatataGTTTATAGTAATTTACCAATTTATAGAAGACACTTGTAAGTAAATTAGACAGGAACATGTATTGTTAAATCAAAGACAAGAGCTGTATCGCTAAAAGACTGATAGCATAAGGAAATACGAGCAGGAATTCTTATCAGTTGACATAACAGAGGTATAGAGTTATGGCCCAAGAAGAACCGATATCTAAGAAGCTTAAATATTCCGTCATCTCGGATCATGTATATTCGTCTAACTTTCAACAACTTTTCCATGACCATTGGCACAATTTCAGTGATGTAAAGAAGGACAATCTTGAGATTATATCGAAACCCTTTAgaatatgcaaaatttcaaattttttatccaACGAAGAATTCATGGatgaaataaagaatgaatTGTTAGATGTCAAAAGTAGAAGAAATAGTATAGATCTTTATCAGTTTGAGCAGACCAGCGATCTTGCCAACATCGACACTAAAAACTTGAAGCTTTTGTACAAAACTTTTCAAACAGACTTAGCGATATGGATGGAACGCAACACTAAGATAGAacttaataacaaaatatcaatgtcCAGCGCTTGCTATTCCGATACCGACTATTTGCTTTGCCACGACGACAACATAGGCGATCGCAGAATTGCTTTTATATTGTATCTTTCAAAAAACTGGACCACCGAGGATGGAGGAGCCTTGGATTTATTTGACACGGATGACAATGGATTGCCTAGAAATGTTGTAAGATCGTTAGTACCGGAATACAACTCTCTTGTATTCTTTGAAGTTGTAGATAATTCTTACCATCAAGTAGCTGAAATAACTTCACCCGATAAATCTCGTTGGACTATTAATGGTTGGTTTCATGGACCTCTTAAAGAAAGTACCAGGCCTCCAAGACCAGATATAGAAGTAAATTATATAGAACCAATTAATACCCAGGTAGATTTGGACAATTGGATAACAAAGTGCTACTTATTTTCTGATATTGTTAAAGAAATTCAGCAAGACGTAGAACAAGAatcatttgcatttttatctaattttttaagagaagatatttatgagaaattatCATCAGATCTATCATCGACTGTAATTGTTTGGCAAAAAGTTGGTCCAGCAGATATCCGCAATTATGAAGTAGCAAAAGAGGAGACCCTCCCTGAGCTACTGAAACAGTTTTACAATACGTTTAAATCTGTTTCTATGTTTCAATTGCTGAAGGACTACACAGAATTGGATCTTGTACCGGATAAGGAGAC
Encoded here:
- the LOC128876313 gene encoding prolyl 3-hydroxylase OGFOD1, which encodes MAQEEPISKKLKYSVISDHVYSSNFQQLFHDHWHNFSDVKKDNLEIISKPFRICKISNFLSNEEFMDEIKNELLDVKSRRNSIDLYQFEQTSDLANIDTKNLKLLYKTFQTDLAIWMERNTKIELNNKISMSSACYSDTDYLLCHDDNIGDRRIAFILYLSKNWTTEDGGALDLFDTDDNGLPRNVVRSLVPEYNSLVFFEVVDNSYHQVAEITSPDKSRWTINGWFHGPLKESTRPPRPDIEVNYIEPINTQVDLDNWITKCYLFSDIVKEIQQDVEQESFAFLSNFLREDIYEKLSSDLSSTVIVWQKVGPADIRNYEVAKEETLPELLKQFYNTFKSVSMFQLLKDYTELDLVPDKETIKPKMTIELQRWSKGCYTLISDKSALPMSEKKSSSNGCTNQNEEGQEDSSDIPRTSKSGKSLQEKISSDDKSAESGCDTPLSNKEDEEIDEDEILKKILKGKSPRSKKKNLSQQSSSSKLETLSPQKLGRLLDTDDSDVSDIGDYLSDPLDCSLECSDQEDQEDIEDTNVSEPGALDVIIQFHTNHVPEDDTIDYVDPKEQEGALIHVPAKNNHLCLVYKTLGTCRLQKYVNHYCKDYFYNLICTYYE